From Cherax quadricarinatus isolate ZL_2023a chromosome 49, ASM3850222v1, whole genome shotgun sequence:
cgcacttgtgaaagaatattagactcaccagttgacgtgtattggacacacagcatgatttgtttacttttgaactttggtaaaaatcaaacatttctgctactttgaggtcaatttcaaggtacttttctttgtaaaaccagtcaaaatcatctcaatttctgtaatatgtcttccattctataaaatgagaccagaaaaactagaatacaacaataaatactacgaaaatacagtgcaaagtcgctgttttaatccaaaagtaCGGTCAAAGTtttctttttttctcattatgcattgtgtgctgcaggattttttttttatactgcgcacactgaccacatagacccattctttcatatgtaggcctaccagctttctctaactagatttgagggcgctagaatttaggtgtacagtggacccctgacattcgatactaatccgttcctgagagctcatagAATGTCGAAAGTATCGAAAAtctaattaattttccccataagaaataatggaaatcaaattaatccgtgcaagacacccaaaagtatgaaaaaaaaaattttaccacatgaaatattaagtttaatgcaatagaataattacaataatgacaataacaatagaataattgacacttacctttaataaagatctgatggtgattgatgggatgggaggaggggatagtgtcgaagttgttactgtttagaaggggaatccccttccattaggacttgaggtagcaagtccttttccggggttacttcccttcttttaatgccacttggaccagcttgagagtcactggacctctgtcgccgttcctttaagatttgtctaaaatgggccataacattgtcattgtaatagtcaccagcacggcttgcaatagctgtgttagggtgattttcatccataaaggtttaccgttcaacccactttgcacacatttccttaatttttgaagtaggcacaatggattccacaactggcataggcttctcagggttagccccaaaaccttcaaaatctttcttaatttccatactaattctcaccctttttaccacagggttggcactagaagctttcttggggcccatggtgacttattttgcagaaacaagcaccaaaaacagtgataatatggataatatggaatgtactgaatgtatccttagatgcgcgcacactggctggcttgtaaacagtcccacacacggggcagttcaggccacacgtggacacgtctcgtatgaatcgtatcgaatgtcgatgcgaaatttttgcgttaaaatgcatcgaatgttggatttatcgaatgtcgatgccatcgaatgtcgggggtccactgtactagtatgtcaaGAACCCTggagcataagccgtactagtacggctgaaaccctgaaagggttcaaCAGAATTAAACCAATCTGTCCTAACTTCATTTATGGCATATGCACTTGAGGATCTACAGTAGGAAATCATCCAAAACTCATTGTAATGACAAAAATTTGCTTTTAGAATGATGAATAGATCAGGCTCCAGACAATACACTTCATCTACTGCTCAAAAGGTTAAATAATGCTTGTCATGCTCATTTTTGTTTGCCACCCTCCCTTAATACTCTGCATACTGTATACAAGACGCTCGATGCAAATACTAACCCAGGCAACAGAATGCATAAACAATACAAGTAACAAATCTTGATTTACcacatgttaaccctttgactgtcgcggtcgtatatgtacgtcatgggagataccgtgtttgacgtatctatacgcataaattctagcggcttcaaatcgagcgggagagggctggtaggcctacacgagagagaatgggtctcagtggtcggtgtgcaccctgtgaaaaaaaacctgggactcagcggtgcattgtgggaacgccatcttggtagtccattttcaccatgcctcgcggtaagaagttcctcactcctcggcggattggaggtcttttgttcccaagtgatagctcaaacagtgatgatagtgtcagtgaaagtgaattccctggttttgaagcgggtgtgaccgagaaaattacccaggataacataattagtgatgaaaacccagatgacccacaaccatccacctctggtgctaggccggctcgttcatattcacctgtaccaggacgaaagaggaaactatttgcccgtgtacaagactcagatgtgagcagtgcaagtgatagtgatagtgatttcaaggttattgaaagcacttctagttgtgacagtgagggtgaatattccccagtgaaacggcagtatgtacgacgtcgcatgcggtctggtagtgtgccatatgctcttccaagaggaaggagtacatctcggagcacatcccgtggccctacaccacgtcctgatagtgaagatgacgatattgttacgatgggtataaatgatgtgagtgaggcagcaggcggtggtggtgatagtgacggtgccatgagtcatgtgacaccagcagcgggccacgctagtgcccgcgctgctgactctgcacaactacaacctgcttcggccgaccccacactctcacaaccacaaccacaacctgcacaaccacaacgacattacaatatccagaacgcaccagctgaccgcatctgggattggcatcaagatgacgagtttgttcccaatccccatgactttgatggaggacaaagtggaatacggccatcatgtacacttgggaacaatcccactgaactggaatgctttcagttgttcttcgatgaacccctgatggacattattgtcagggaaagcaatacatactatgagtacaccatggcaaacactatgctttcaccaagatcacgcctacaccagtggaaggacacaactgtggcagagatgtatctgttctttgccacaataatgcttatgccacatgtgtataagcatagtgtcagcACATACTGGACGACAGACCGCCTAttttcaacccctgctttcagtgacattataccagtgaatagatttgtgttactgttacgtatgttacacttttcagacaaaaccaggcctgacagaagcgacaggttatataagatcagacgtgtgtttatgtacctgaaacaaaagtgctgtatgtatttttatcccttcaggaagcttgttattgacgagtctttgattttgttcaaagaaagactctcattcaagcagtatataccaagcaagaggaaacgctttggtataaagttatttgttctgtgtgattgcaaaactggtctggttttggatataattgtgtacactggcggtaaaacaatggaagataccaggaagttactgggtatctctggtgatgtggttagaacaatgatggagccatatcttggtaaggggcatattttatatactgacaactggtacacaagccctatactcagtgatttcttgcgagtgaacatgacagatgtgtgtggcacagtgcgtagaagtcgtaaacatatgcctaggttcgaagctggcagtcgtagaggtgaagtgcaggtgtttgctgccaatgacatcatggcatttcggtggcatgacaaacgtgatgtcacactgctgacatcagttcaccgacacgaaatggtagagactggcaagcagaatagagagaccaatgaacctattgtaaaacctgcagctgtgatggattacaacctcaatatgcgcttagtggacaaatgtgacatgcagattgggtttgctgactgtgttcgcaagagttataagtggtacataaaactgtttttccatcttcttgacatttccatgctgaatgcttataatatgtataagttgaagaccaagaacaaacccaaatatggtgaattttgtttgtcagtcatcagacaaataatattcaagtaccaagaaacaacacctgcaatagaccagcgcccacgaaattatcaacacatgtcctctcgtctgaggcctggtgatcactaccccataccactgcctgctactactgccaagaaaaatgctcagaagaggtgttttgtctgtggacataccacaaaacgccaacaaaaacgcagagacactcgttttatgtgtgaggagtgtaagacaccattgtgcttatacccatgtttcaaagaattccacaagctgcagcacttctaataaagtgtccagtgattgtacatatgtatatatattataaagcaatcgtaataaacatttgtttacattgtttgtttgtgtaaacaagttttagcaacattataatgatacgagtgtttttgctataattgtgttacattcaacgagtgcatatttgaacattgcacaataatttggtctcacaggccacaaaagttatgtgaaaaaataaaatagtgaaaaaaacaagaaaccatcgaatacaagtaaataaaagtttaccgggtgagcggcagtcaccgctgttgccgccagcagatcaatttcagcaaacttcaggactctatatctcggtaagtactgatgggaaattttattttttgggactaaaacaatcagaaaaataatcttaacattttcataagaaaaaataattttttttttttttcgaatattttgcgacaccatgagcaacttcaggattgggcccttcgacagtcaaagggttaaactccaTGCAAATAAAAGCTTTAAGAGTAAGAAACACTCTTTTAGAAGATTCTGAAAGTTCCTTGTCTGCCAACTgctttaaaaatataaaaaaaaaataccacctgAATTTGATGCAAATTTGATTAGAATGAATAAAAGTGTCAAGTATGGTTCCTGAGGCAACCTGTTTGTCCTGATTTCTGTCAGCATTTATATTCATGCATATAGTCACCACTATTTTTCTTCCCTCAGTAGTTATTGTACACTAACTAAAATTATTGCTAACATTGCTGTTTTAATGTATAGTACACAGTTTTATtacataaaatagtcattacagtTAATCTTACCCACAGTCAGTTTAGTTATACAGACTTATCCTTCAAGTAATCTAACTTCAGCTATATAATGTCAAGTAGTTTTTAAGTTCTAGTTATAGTTTACTCAAAATTCTCTGATAGCCAGGCACTTTCCAAAGTGTTTGAAATGAATGTGTCTTAATTTTGTAGCAGTTATGTACATCTTGAAAATAAATTTGTTTATCAGGATTTGGAAGTTGTGTGTGTGACATGAGAGTAATAGTTGGAATCTTCTCTTGCAGGTGTTGTGAACGACACaggaaaaagaagagaaagaagaggagggatGAATCGAAACATTCCAAATTGTCGCTCTgaaaaagtgatttttttttttgcatatactGTAGTGTAATCTTGAAAATGTTTCCTAAAGTTGGATGAAATCCTACAATAAATTCGTCAAAACCGTGAATTTATTTGTCAGGAATGATGTTTATTAATGAGATGTTTTGTCACAAAAGATACAACGTCATTAAAAATTTTGTAATGAAAAATGCTTGCCTGTTAAAGTAGTGGAATTCTCTTTTCCATGTAAGCAGTAtggaattgtgtgtgtgtattcctcTCTCTTGGAGTGGGAGAAGGTTAGGCAATTATAAATGTTTCTTTCGCATCTAATGTGATGTTGccatcaacttcttccccagtgGAGAATGCACCAACACCAGTGTGTCTTGCAGGCAGTTTTGTCTGTCAGTCTCAGCATTTAGGTCACACAAAGGCAGGGCAGGTGACAGATGTGCAGAGAGAGGAATACCAGCAATCACCCAAACTTGATTTTGGGATGTGTGGCATAGATGATGCTAGCCAGGAGAGGAGGGATACAATGCCTCCTCCAGATTTATGCGCCAGTGATGGACAGAACTGTGGTGAGTTGCAAAGACGGAATAGTAGGTCTTGCGATATAGACGCAGACACCACTATTGCTCAAGCTGCCTGTGATAAAGAATTCATGACAAGTATGTCACAAAGTGGAGGTAATGGGGAGGAGACTGAGGAAGGAGCTTGGGGTCTCCCGCCTCGCTCGTATGGGGAACCCTCAGGTGGGGTAGAAGAGTCTTTTGAAGATTGTGTAACAATTGGTACCAAGGCTAGTTTGCCTGATTTATGTGATACTAGTAGTGGTGCACGCAGCAAAGTGCATCTCAACTGTGGCTTACCAAATGACGGTAGAAAAGATTTGGATTGTAATGTTTTGTCTCCAGTGACAGGGGAAGGTAGCCATGGGAATACTTTTGAAAAAAGCAGTTCCGAGTCTCGAAGGGATGCTAACCCCAAAGATGTGGAAGAAAGTATGGTGGAAGACCAGTCATTTAGTTGTAGTGAAAATAATGATGCCAGAGAAACAGTGCCTGTACAAAATAAGAGAGTTGAAAGATTTCCTGCATCTGATAGTATTGATGACAGTGTTATGAATTGTGAACTTCGTAATGAAGAGTCAGACACTTGTATGAAGGAAGAAGTTAAATCTAAGCTAAGTGGTAACTGTAGCGTAGGAGAGGCAAAAAATATCGGTGAATATGTTGATTTTGGTCATATAGACTCCTGTGAACCAGAAGGAGCAGCTGGTCCATTGGAAGACTATCTTGTTCATGACAGCCAGCAAATCTCTCTAGTGTCATGTGGCATAACCCAGTGTGATCCAAGTTTTCAGCAGGATGTTGAGATGGAGGATTTCTCAGAAGATGAACAAGGCATTAACTTAATCAGGCACAATCTTCACCACTCCAGTCACCCAATGTTTAATAAATGGCCATGCTATTTCTACATAACTCAAGAACATCTTAGCAGCTTCTCCATAGATTCTCATGGAAGGCATATTGGATCTGTAAGGCTCTTATTATTTAATGTAGATTAGTTTGGTGTTATTGATGGGAGTAAAAGTCATAGTATTCTTTCTTTACAGTGGCTGTGTTATATGCAGTAATTGTCTTCATGTTCCTTTGATGTATTTTATCCTGAGTTAATCTTTGCAGATGTTACATTATATGTATGCACTGTGTTTTGATAAACATAATTTATTACATTTTGTATTACCTTAGAGGCAGGACAGAATTTATTGGAAGGCATTGGGTTAATAATTTTGTTGGGATGCATAACTATTAGAGAGGCTATCAGAGTATTGATGTACGTATTTCTGCTGTGGGGGATATGCGTTCCACCTGAATTATAACACTTATACCTGTTTAATACCCATATCATTCCCCAGGCATTGCGACATGTATGGGCGGCGTAGTGCTCCCCAGGCATTGTGAcccatgggtttagtgctccttcTGTGAATGTGATCATGATCTACCCCTTGGATTCTCTTGTAGCTTATTTGTGCCTAAGACAATCTAGGTGGCTCCACTCCGTAGTtaatactgtaccttgttgtgtacacACGACTGACCCCAGTTATTACCTGGATTTTTTTCCACATCAGTATTTTTGGCTGGGTTACCATCTGCCCAACTCTGGCAGCTTCAGGGATAATGTCTGCATCTGCAGCTGTCTTTCATGTTCTTTTTGAGGATGATGCCCACTCTGCCTGCCGTGCCCTACTCTTAAGACTTGAGAATGGTTGGTTGTCCACGTAAAACATTGGGGTTTGGCCTTTGAAAGTTCGGTGCTCCATATACGGCCACCCTTGGGGTTGTTCTGCTTTTTCTTTGAGATCTGGGGATCCTTGTGTTGGGGTATTGTGATATGCTTTCCTCACCTGGGGCCAATTTTAGGCTTTCCAAGTGGCTTTTCCCTGACTGCTTCTTGTTTGGAATGGATAACTGTGTTCCTGCTAGCATGTTTTGTGATTATACTGCCCCTCCTATGTTCAGGCCCTGTTCTTTGGGTTCCTCTGGGATACATGGGGGCTTGGACTGTCATGATAACTCGGGTTCACTCCATATCAGGACCTCTCAGAGGTGTAGTAAGCTCCAGGCCATGTTTATCCAGAGTACCTCTAACCATTAAAGAAAGGTTACATAAAAAATATAAGGCACCAAATGAAACTTGAGACAAAATTTGATTGTTTTATCAATTGTTTAATGCTTTTCTTGATGCCTTTTCTGTGAAGGCACTGATAATGAGTTAAGTCAGCGCTTGTGCAGTGTCACAGTTGAGGTTCAGCATGGTGAACCCATCCAAAATTTTCTTGTCATTTACtgcccctcaagagaggttccttgatgctggtcaggggctcttgatctagggaattggatctgtgctctggttccttgaaatgagtctgaataccttcccccccaacatgtgctgtataatcctatgggtttagcactcccccatgattataataattatataattatcatTTACTGGACTTAAGATAATTCTTTACAAATGCTGGTAAACTGACAAAAATGTGCATTATTAGGAAAAACAGCTGATATTCCAAGATCAAATATTAATTGAAGTAATTCCTTTTAGTTGCATGGAAAGATGGATGAACCTGGAATTTTATTGTGCTTAATTGTTCTTAGCTGATATTAAACCACTGAGTGTTTAGACTGAAACAGCAGGTGCCACTCTCATCCTTGATGAATTTGAAAAATCCAAAATGTAAATAGTATGTATTGAGTATTTTAATCTAATTTATTGCCCCCAAAAAAGTGTTTTTGATGGCAAAAGAAGCCATCTCTTGTACTTTTAGCCTGATAGGATGATTAACTCAAGAATCAGACATTAGGGGCTCTGGTAGCATcgataaaatgggtacctgggtgttagtcgactggtgtgggccgcatcctgggacaccgacctaatttacccgaaatgctcagcataacaaagggctttctatatacatgtagtatgtcattgatgtcagctaggtctgtataccttgtacacgtagtTAAATAAAGATACAGTGGAACTTCGGTTTTCGTCTGCTTATGGCGTCTCTAAGATTTGCTTAAAATGgtacaaggcattgtcattgaacatgttgcagacacagctttgttatggtgatatttctccacaaaactttgcaattcactccactttgcacacatgtccttcaTCACTTCCTATACGTCCTGGCGAGATCAACCAcacatacgccactttcatactttgctaaAAGTTCTTTCTTAAATTTTAttgtgtttctcgccttctttatcaaaggactggcactcagaagtttctttggccccatggtggcttaattAGCAGTAGCACTCAATGAACaggcacaaaaaacaatggattattatgaaatgttttggatgaacgctcagggtaatgctcactcgacgagaaacaaacccagactgactcagaccgcgtgggatgctttgtgtgggcgtggGCAAGTGGACAAATTCAGTATAGCAGACCAAcgaaaaccgaggtgatgaacgaaaactgggacaaaattttgacgaaaaaataATCGAAAACCGAATttgacgaaaaccaaggttccactgtattataattattattattattataattattattattattattattattattattattattaataataataatatcatcatcatcGTAAAGTGCTGCCATCCTAAGCCTAAATTAGTGGTTATAGACACTGAAATACGTACTCGCCTTCCCAGTGTCCTTTGCAACAGCCAAGGGAATAACAGTGAGCTAGCCAGCATTCACAGTTAATTTCTTTCATAGGCATACATTTACTTTTGGTCATATTCAGAGAATATTAACCAAACATTTTACCATATACCTACAGATGCCACTCAGATGGCTAATACAATATGATTATCAATAATTGATGTTCATTTATAAACAGGGCAGTAAATATGACACGCATTTGATTATTACCAGTACACTATTGATCATCCTTGCCCAGTAGCTTCTACTATGTATACATGATATCTACTCACAAGTAAGACTATCTCTTCTAATGCCACAGCAGTGTTTTGAGAGCAAACCAAGGGTCAGACTAATGGCTGTGGGCTTTCTCCTGAAACCCTAACAGTATGGCTTTTTACTAACACTAAATCATGGAGATAATAATGAACTAAATCCTTGATATCATCAATCATTAATGATCATCATGAGCTTCCTCTGCATCATCATCCAGATTTTTTGTTATTTGGTTGAAACTACTCTTCCACATTTGCAAAAAACACAGCAAGAAATATAAGGAGCTGCACATTCATATTTAAGAGATAAGTAGTGCTGATCACTGCTGTAGCAGCAGTTGATTAATTTCAGGTCTTTTGGTTGGGCAGTCCAAACATCCAGATTTCACTGGATCTTGGTGTTGAAGTTCCTTGTTCAGGGCTGCCCTTTATTTTCATCCTGCCCTTGAGAGCCAAAATTTGTAGTGGATATCTGTTGATTTGTTAAAAATTTTCATGTCTGCTGTGGAGTCTTTTAGATTTTTCAGCTGGTTTCTTGCTGTGAGTCTTTACATCCTTAGTTTTACCTATGCCAGAGTAACATACCACTGTAtaagtgatgctgtgtgtttagCAACTGTGGCACTTGGGTTAACTGATGAACATCCTTGTCTTGTGGGCTCCAAGTGGTGTGGTCAGCTGTCTCTGCGCAGTAATGAACTTAAAATAGACATCAGTGTCATTGACATCTGAGAATTGCCAATGATACTACTTGATGAGGAATGATTACATTGCCTACTTTATGTAGGGTCTTAGTCATGCCTTTGGATAAGTAACCCACTGTATATATCTATAGATATCGATGCTCTCCCTGTAAGCCCAATGGCACTGGATCAACTTAATGAGGTGGTTTGGCCTCTGGGAGGGGTGCCACTCTTCCCACAAGAACCTGGGATCTTTCAGCAAAAATGGTGGGGATATTTTTCCTTTGTCTAAATTGGCTGCAATTTATGCCAATAACAGAACATTTTATATGCGTAGATAgtgaaatgtgaaaaaaaaagaaCTTTGAATAGGTTTACTTGCATTGTAACTATGATTTATGTAATATGAGTGAATTAGTCATACCAGTAGCAGGTTGGTATCGTTAGTGGCAGAATAATGGTTGAAGTAAAATGTTTGTGTTGTTCCGTCATGATATTGGgcctttttgttcttgtttaAAGCTCTAAATAACTAAAGGGTTCTAGGGCTTTGAAAATACAGTAAAACGATACTCCTAGTGAGCACTAGACTGCTGGTGCTCACTAGCACTAGCAGTCTAGTGCTAGTACTAGTCTTGTCCTGTTTTTCATGATGGTTTGCATAGCCTGTTGAGGGGTAAGAGGAAAGTTTCCCAGTATAATTGTGTGCCATGTCTTATAAATGGCCAGAGAGGTGCATCTCGGGAATAAATTGATCTGTAGGTTCTGTCATTGGTGGGTTTACAGCGAGTTTACAGCTTCAGCCTCTTGCTTAGTATAGTAGTGTGCCTGTCTGTTGCAGGTTCAggtgcatgtatgtgtgcatgtaatGACAGTTTTCTGGCTTTGCAAAGTTAATTTTCTTCAGCTTAATGCTGTCCACTGCCAGTTCTTCAAATGACTGAGTACAGAGATCCTCTTCCACACTGTTTCTAGCACAATTCCTTGTAATTGTGTTATGAAACTGCTCTTTTGGACTTTACAGATACCTGTAGCTTAATTCCTGTGTGGTTTTGGCCCCTTTTTCCAGCAGCCTTCTTTTtctgtgttgatggtacagttcCAGGTGGGTACTCTAGGGCTCCTTAGCAGAAAACTGCTTTTTGACTacagaaaattttttttatttatgaggTCTCTGAGTTTTCTTTTCATCCTCAGCTAAAATATTCAAGGTGATAAGAGggttgttggagtatgagcaagatGAAATTTATAAAGGAGTTCAGGGAAATGGTTAGCTGGACcttagttctggaggtgagaggtacagtgcctgcatgctGAAAGAGGGGTAGGGACAATGCAGTTCAGAGGGTAATCTGAACTATGAGGTCAGCAtgcttctagcaagacagtgactgaaagagtgagagtgagtgttttCTCTTATTTTTGGGGTCTTTCTATTTTGACATGCACTCCCCACCTGATATCCAAACACCACAGCAAGAGAATAAAAACCAGCAAACATACCAAAACTAGGAGAAGTAGGTAATaaatacctggagagtgttttggggatcaacacccccacggcccagtccacgaccatgCCGTGACCAGGGATAGGTATGAAATAATTCCATATGAATCCTCCCTCTGAGGTCCCTGATGTTGATGAGTTTTTCTTCATCTAAACAGTTTTGTTTTGAATTCAGCATTATAAAATAAACACTGCATTAAGAGTTGatttattaaaataaatattttttatttggcATTATTAAAATCTTTACTGGTAAGTTTTTTTCATTTGCATTTTCTAATAATTTGAGAATGGATGAATTCTGGTATTTCCACTACTTcagtgtttttttgttttttttttagtctaATTTCAGCTGACTTTGATTTTTATTAGCATTTTAGTATTGGCCAATTACATCAGTTTTcttattaaataaattattttcagcaatacagtagggccccacttatactgcaggttaggttctagacTACCACCATAAAGCGGAAATTGCCATAAAGtggaggacttttttttttcacttataaatgcatataaatgctagttaagtttacactaacatatattaa
This genomic window contains:
- the LOC128696946 gene encoding uncharacterized protein, with protein sequence MLPSTSSPVENAPTPVCLAGSFVCQSQHLGHTKAGQVTDVQREEYQQSPKLDFGMCGIDDASQERRDTMPPPDLCASDGQNCGELQRRNSRSCDIDADTTIAQAACDKEFMTSMSQSGGNGEETEEGAWGLPPRSYGEPSGGVEESFEDCVTIGTKASLPDLCDTSSGARSKVHLNCGLPNDGRKDLDCNVLSPVTGEGSHGNTFEKSSSESRRDANPKDVEESMVEDQSFSCSENNDARETVPVQNKRVERFPASDSIDDSVMNCELRNEESDTCMKEEVKSKLSGNCSVGEAKNIGEYVDFGHIDSCEPEGAAGPLEDYLVHDSQQISLVSCGITQCDPSFQQDVEMEDFSEDEQGINLIRHNLHHSSHPMFNKWPCYFYITQEHLSSFSIDSHGRHIGSVRLLLFNVD